A region of Equus przewalskii isolate Varuska chromosome 29, EquPr2, whole genome shotgun sequence DNA encodes the following proteins:
- the NOPCHAP1 gene encoding NOP protein chaperone 1, translating into MEVHGELQASPSSTSSAPDNSGVSVSKELLTAGSGGRGGIWDRLLINSKPDSKKTSTLQTVRIERSPLLDQVQTFLPQMAQANEKLRKAMAAAPPGRFNIENIDGTLGKVIQMDVALFEMNQSDSKEGDSSEENSQDSSEDSSDSEDEEDSSEVTVDNIKLPHSEDGKGKIEVLDSPACEKKK; encoded by the exons ATGGAGGTCCACGGCGAGCTCCAGGCCAGCCCGAGCAGTACGTCGTCCGCCCCGGACAACTCCGGGGTCTCGGTGTCCAAGGAGCTGCTGACTGCGGGGAGCGGCGGCCGCGGAG GTATTTGGGACAGGTTGCTCATCAACTCCAAGCCTGATTCCAAAAAGACTTCCACTCTTCAAACAGTTCGGATAGAGAGGAGTCCCT TGTTGGACCAAGTACAGACCTTTCTCCCACAGATGGCTCAGGCAAATGAAAAGCTAAGAAAAGCAATGGCAGCTGCACCACCTGGTCGTTTCAACATTGAAAATATCGATGGGACTCTTGGAAAAGTTATACAAATG GATGTGGCCTTGTTTGAGATGAATCAATCTGATTCAAAAGAAGGGGACAGTTCAGAAGAGAATTCGCAAGACAGTTCAGAGGACAGTTCCGATTCCGAGGATGAAGAGGACAGCTCTGAAGTCACCGTAGATAACATTAAGCTTCCTCATTCAGAAGACGGAAAAGGCAAGATAGAGGTTTTGGACAGTCCGGcctgtgagaaaaagaaatag